A single region of the Tigriopus californicus strain San Diego chromosome 8, Tcal_SD_v2.1, whole genome shotgun sequence genome encodes:
- the LOC131884839 gene encoding uncharacterized protein LOC131884839 produces the protein MPKAGPSSKDVQSDVLQMECSIPVGSPRLGSGVAPVSSQEPQIPPKRSSRLLAKIPKNPAQAYPQSSASSSEEDDNPESEFTPAQLRAISTMIEDRARRLAKERDGSLSSGPADPPPRGGCLPGQDVPLPSHDLPRPLLGAAGLSLFQDRAPSFNGPSDESSDSCGEGDPLSDGSRSSEDVPFPRKKKSKTEDTPSPSAYWVGRGRKPPGVGQLSGSRQKFSDLQSKAITECARVDERCKGKVPTARYAKSHLLLGFQLREVKRIWHELGETCEALTVCGSGSKQKELLVCEGTLFRHLGASLQVGVDTTRHELAMADIYDELGAVVVDAIEGGTFRDPRYAQRAKYVVQQLKRAKVDEAVLKGRLPIAPLGQVRRLSGRVPYRGIKSRGKAITSGGLGGRPLDPPRCYTCNSPLHMANNCPRKKDVK, from the exons ATGCCCAAAGCGGGTCCATCTTCCAAAGACGTGCAATCCGATGTCCTCCAAATGGAATGCTCAATTCCAGTGGGTTCCCCTCGTTTGGGGTCTGGGGTGGCTCCAGTCTCTTCGCAAGAACCCCAAATCCCACCTAAACGTTCGTCCCGCCTTCTGGCCAAAATTCCTAAGAACCCGGCCCAAGCCTATCCGCAAAGTTCGGCTTCCTCTTCTGAGGAGGATGACAATCCGGAGAGTGAGTTTACGCCCGCCCAACTCCGCGCCATCTCCACCATGATCGAGGACCGCGCTCGTCGTTTGGCCAAAGAAAGAGATGGCAGCCTTTCCTCCGGTCCTGCTGACCCGCCCCCGCGAGGAGGATGCCTGCCCGGCCAAGACGTTCCACTACCCTCCCATGACCTCCCTCGTCCTCTGTTGGGGGCGGCTGGCCTCTCATTGTTTCAAGATCGGGCCCCTTCATTTAATGGTCCTTCCGACGAGTCGTCAGACTCCTGTGGCGAGGGTGATCCGCTCTCGGATGGGTCACGGTCGTCGGAAGACGTGCCgtttccaagaaaaaagaagagcaagacTGAAGACACGCCTTCTCCCTCGGCGTATTGGGTTGGCAGAGGAAGGAAGCCACCCGGAGTTGGCCAACTCTCTGGCAGTCGCCAGAAATTTTCTG ATTTGCAATCCAAAGCCATCACTGAATGTGCCAGAGTGGATGAACGGTGTAAAGGGAAAGTCCCCACCGCCCGTTACGCGAAATCGCATCTGCTGTTGGGATTTCAACTCAGAGAGGTCAAAAGGATTTGGCATGAGCTTGGCGAAACCTGTGAGGCACTGACGGTTTGTGGATCTGGGTCGAAGCAAAAGGAACTTCTTGTTTGTGAAGGCACTCTATTTCGCCATCTGGGTGCCTCTCTCCAAGTTGGAGTGGACACCACTCGACACGAACTCGCAATGGCCGACATTTATGACGAGCTTGGGGCTGTTGTCGTTGATGCCATTGAAGGTGGGACATTTCGGGACCCTCGGTACGCACAACGGGCAAAATATGTGGTTCAACAATTGAAACGGGCTAAGGTTGATGAAGCAGTGCTGAAAGGTCGGTTGCCTATTGCCCCTCTTGGCCAGGTCAGGCGTCTTTCCGGGAGAGTACCTTATCGTGGGATCAAATCCCGTGGAAAGGCCATTACTTCAGGAGGCCTTGGCGGGCGTCCTTTAGATCCGCCCCGTTGCTATACTTGTAACTCGCCCCTACATATGGCAAACAATTGTCCAAGGAAGAAAGACGTTAAATAA